The Paenibacillus amylolyticus genome contains the following window.
GACAAGCACCAGGATTAGTCCCTTTTCTTACGTGACCGCATGTCTGAATGTATCCCCTTTCCTCTAAACGTTGCGAGAACTGGACGATTGACTAACCCGGACAGACCGCACCTGCACTGGTGCGTTCTGCCCGTGTAATGTGATGCTTATTTGTATACCTCATCAATCGCAGCCTGGAAAGGAGCCTTGTATTTCTCGATCAGCGTAGATACGGATACCCCTTCTTTGAGCTCTGCATCAAAGTCCCAGAACGGCAAGGACGGGAATGTGTTATGGTCGAGAACCAGCATACCTTCCGCAACCTCTCTGGCGTTGTTGATATCCGCTTCATCAGTCAGATGTGTCTCCAGTGTGGATTGTCCTGGATACTCATAGATCGAATCGATCTCGTTGATTTTCTCCCAGATGTACATCAGTTGTTCCGGATTTTCTACCGCTTTAGGAATTGTTATAGCCTGGTAACGTGACTCACCGGAGTGATACGCTGTTGCACTTGGACCTTTGGGAAACGGTACAAAACCAATGTCATAATCCTTCATATCCGTCATAATGCCTTCGACTTCGTACATTGCACCGGAATACATCAAGGTGTTACCTTGACGGAAGAATGTGGATGGCTCCGTCCAGTCGCCGCCTTCAGAAGCTCTGCCGACCTTTTCCGTAGCCAGTTTGGACAGGAAATTCAGCGCTTCCTTCGTTTTGGGATCTTCCAGGTTCTGCTTATCCTCTAGGGTCAGGGAAGCTTCATTGGAATACAGAATCGGTTCAAGCAATCCCGTCTGAGCGAGTCCCCAAGTGTCCAGCTTGCCATCGTTGTTGCGATCCTTGTTCGCTTGTTTGGCAACGCTGAGGAATGTATCCCAGTTCCATTCATCAGCATCCACATATTCCTGTAATGGCTTCAAGCCCAGCTCCTGCATGAGGGTACGATTATAGAAAATTCCGTTGATAAAAGAAGACTGGTCCTCGGTAAAGCCGTAACCTTTGCCTTCATATTGCATATATTCCTTTGTTGTTTTCTGATTGAATACTTTGTCGTTTTTAATATAATCATCCACTG
Protein-coding sequences here:
- a CDS encoding extracellular solute-binding protein — protein: MRKNKFMLLSLVFAVLLVIAACSSAPTAQPEPEKTTPQEEQTPVETEPKNENSTPEMDFDMGGRTIKVVAWWDMEIQGNNPDNIQRLENLEALKKKHNFNIEYVSIDFGEYQEKVVASLMAGEPLGDLVRLGKNYAIPALTKQDLLWPVDDYIKNDKVFNQKTTKEYMQYEGKGYGFTEDQSSFINGIFYNRTLMQELGLKPLQEYVDADEWNWDTFLSVAKQANKDRNNDGKLDTWGLAQTGLLEPILYSNEASLTLEDKQNLEDPKTKEALNFLSKLATEKVGRASEGGDWTEPSTFFRQGNTLMYSGAMYEVEGIMTDMKDYDIGFVPFPKGPSATAYHSGESRYQAITIPKAVENPEQLMYIWEKINEIDSIYEYPGQSTLETHLTDEADINNAREVAEGMLVLDHNTFPSLPFWDFDAELKEGVSVSTLIEKYKAPFQAAIDEVYK